In Carya illinoinensis cultivar Pawnee chromosome 9, C.illinoinensisPawnee_v1, whole genome shotgun sequence, the following are encoded in one genomic region:
- the LOC122275773 gene encoding phosphoglycerate kinase-like, with amino-acid sequence MSQLLNIVQATFCLNKLRFYDGPKFLQQKSCSYLGNYAQLQKYQGLQVQLSLQGMVVVRVECLFRCKACLCSGEELDAFPHIQTLRKFPKEELDAKVVLVRFDSAILFREEQEQQSKLVSNALFTIKYLYESGAKVVLASDWCTKSNPKLIHAESAADFLSSILKCRVVPMCSISCHTPSKREGLEKADILLLENLSEFKEEVANCSKFAQLLSWGIDIFVNDSFSLSHKILASTVGVARFCHSCVAGFHFEESLCQLKKVAETRGNSYVALIGGGNLSQKAAALHFLASRCDGLVFIGKMSFQIMHALGLSVPLDLVEYGALNEALDIVQIAYNRNTQILYPKDFWCKNDCFPGKLELFPSNGILDGWVPVDLGPVSLDEINSLLTKCEKVLWIGPLKFSDSNQHTNGASPLTQMLDILCQRKCDLTVVGSMAQMKKSSSDSGFNMLVNASVVWEFLKGRKLPGVMALDRAYPFEINWNATYCDPTQPLVVDIGSGNGLFIMGMARKRTDLNFLGLEINEKLTRHCVASVQRSGIKNGYFIATNATSTFRSIVSSYPGDLVLVSIQCPNPDFNKPEHRWRMLQRTLVEAVVDLLTSDGKVFLQSDIEAVAIRMREQFLKYGKGKLSVVHDQGDTKSREGWLEENPFGVRSDWEQHVIYRGAPMYRLMLSKSTSIE; translated from the exons ATGAGTCAGCTTCTGAATATAGTCCAAGCGACTTTCTGCTTAAATAAACTTCGTTTCTACGATGGACCCAAGTTTCTTCAGCAAAAGTCCTGTTCATACTTGGGAAATTATGCTCAACTTCAGAAATATCAGGGTCTTCAAGTTCAGTTGTCTTTGCAAG GGATGGTAGTTGTTCGTGTTGAGTGCTTATTCAGATGTAAG GCCTGTCTTTGCAGTGGAGAAGAATTGGATGCCTTCCCACACATACAAACTCTAAGAAAATTTCCCAAGGAGGAGCTTGATGCAAAAGTTGTCTTGGTCCGATTTGATTCTGCCATATTGTTCAGGGAGGAACAGGAACAGCAGAGTAAATTAGTCTCCAATGCGCTTTTCAccattaagtatttatatgaaTCTGGTGCCAAAGTAGTTCTAGCAAGTGACTGGTGTACAAAAAGCAACCCAAAACTTATTCATGCAGAGTCAGCTGCAG ATTTCTTGTCATCAATCCTTAAATGCAGAGTTGTTCCCATGTGCTCCATTTCTTGTCACACTCCATCAAAGAGGGAAGGCCTGGAGAAAGCGGATATCCTTCTTCTTGAGAATCTTTCTGAGTTTAAAGAGGAAGTTGCCAATTGTTCAAAGTTTGCTCAATTGTTATCATGGGGAATTGATATTTTTGTTAACGACTCCTTTTCCCTGTCACATAAAATCCTTGCATCAACTGTTGGCGTTGCTCGCTTCTGTCATTCCTGTGTAGCTGGTTTTCACTTTGAGGAGAGCCTATGTCAACTGAAGAAGGTTGCCGAAACAAGGGGAAATTCTTATGTTGCACTT ATTGGAGGTGGCAATCTTTCTCAAAAAGCTGCTGCCTTGCATTTCTTGGCTTCTAGATGTGATGGTTTGGTCTTTATTGGAAAGATGTCATTTCAAATAATGCATGCATTGGGTCTATCTGTACCCTTGGATTTAGTGGAATATGGGGCACTCAATGAAGCTTTAGATATAGTCCAGATAGCATACAATAGAAATACACAAATTCTCTATCCAAAAGACTTTtggtgcaagaatgattgtttTCCTGGGAAATTGGAATTATTTCCTTCTAATGGAATTTTGGATG GTTGGGTACCTGTTGATCTTGGGCCAGTTTCATTGGATGAAATAAACTCCTTGCTTACAAAATGCGAG AAAGTTCTATGGATTGGTCCCTTGAAATTCAGTGACTCAAATCAACACACCAATGGGGCATCTCCATTGACTCAAATGCTTGATATTCTATGTCAAAGAAAATGCGATTTAACTGTTGTGGGGAGCATGGCTCAGATGAAGAAATCCTCTTCTGACTCAGGTTTTAATATGCTTGTGAATGCTTCGGTTGTATGGGAGTTTCTCAAAGGAAGAAAGCTTCCAGGGGTTATGGCCTTAGATAGA GCATACCCATTTGAGATTAATTGGAATGCTACTTACTGTGATCCAACACAACCTTTGGTAGTAGATATTGGAAGCG GTAATGGACTTTTTATTATGGGGATGGCTAGAAAGAGGACAGATTTGAATTTtcttggtttagagattaatgaAAAG CTCACAAGGCATTGTGTAGCTTCTGTTCAACGCTCTGGAATAAAGAATGG GTACTTCATTGCAACAAATGCAACGTCAACATTCCGTTCCATAGTTTCTAGTTACCCTGGAGACTTGGTTCTTGTTTCAATACAG TGTCCAAACCCTGATTTTAATAAACCAGAGCATAGATGGCGAATGCTGCAGAGGACATTAGTCGAAGCAGTAGTAGATCTTCTTACATCTGATGGAAAG GTTTTTCTTCAATCTGACATAGAAGCAGTTGCTATCCGAATGAGAGAACAATTTCTGAAATATGGCAAGGGCAAACTTTCTGTTGTGCATGACCAAGGAGACACCAAATCCAGAGAAGGGTGGCTTGAGGAGAACCCATTTGGAGTTAGGTCAGATTGGGAACAACATGTTATATATCGTGGGGCCCCAATGTATAGGTTGATGCTTTCCAAATCAACCAGTATTGAATGA